Proteins encoded within one genomic window of Gammaproteobacteria bacterium:
- a CDS encoding type II transport protein GspH, with translation MGKKHQEGFTLIELLVLMMVLALTLGLGVPAMTGMAANGRMTVAANDLVSSIRAARAQASTRSRPVTLCASSDWQADEPGCAPSASLFDGWIVFEDADGNAARSTGEAVLLAHGPIDDRIRGEARTAADGGTPQFLSFRSDGFPAEVAGRPGIRNLQLCDARGDRDTGGGRAAGRWIIVSPAGHTVLVDQVSRLQDAANPLGGC, from the coding sequence ATGGGCAAGAAGCACCAAGAAGGCTTCACCCTCATCGAGCTCCTGGTGCTGATGATGGTGTTGGCGTTGACCCTGGGCCTCGGCGTGCCGGCCATGACCGGCATGGCGGCGAACGGCCGCATGACCGTGGCCGCCAATGACCTCGTGAGCAGCATCCGGGCCGCGCGTGCACAGGCCTCGACGCGCAGCCGGCCCGTCACGCTGTGCGCCAGCAGCGACTGGCAGGCCGATGAACCCGGCTGCGCGCCCTCGGCCTCGCTGTTCGACGGCTGGATCGTCTTCGAGGACGCCGACGGCAACGCCGCGCGCAGCACCGGCGAAGCCGTGCTGCTGGCCCACGGGCCCATCGACGACCGCATCCGCGGCGAGGCGCGCACCGCGGCCGACGGCGGCACGCCGCAGTTCCTCAGCTTCCGCAGCGACGGCTTCCCGGCCGAAGTCGCCGGGCGCCCCGGGATCCGCAACCTGCAGCTCTGCGATGCGCGCGGCGATCGCGACACCGGCGGCGGGCGTGCCGCCGGCCGCTGGATCATCGTCAGCCCGGCGGGCCACACGGTGCTGGTCGACCAGGTCAGCCGCCTGCAGGATGCCGCCAACCCGCTGGGGGGCTGCTGA
- the pilV gene encoding type IV pilus modification protein PilV, producing the protein MAGRRPRRRSRGFSLVEVLVALVVMAVGMLGIAGLYIEGLRAGRTSVYRGAAVTLAGDMADRIRANPGGSYAGSGPGADRGCVNGGGDCSADDLAADDWFRWLGDLHRRLPAGATAVIEEQAGAPVRQVAITLSWPEAGQEAPVTYSLALQL; encoded by the coding sequence ATGGCCGGGCGGCGCCCCCGCCGTCGCAGCCGCGGCTTCAGCCTGGTCGAGGTGCTGGTTGCGCTGGTGGTCATGGCGGTGGGCATGCTCGGCATCGCCGGCCTCTACATCGAGGGACTGCGCGCCGGGCGCACCTCGGTCTACCGTGGGGCGGCGGTCACGCTGGCCGGCGACATGGCCGACCGCATCCGCGCCAACCCGGGCGGCAGCTATGCCGGCAGCGGACCGGGCGCCGACCGCGGCTGCGTCAACGGCGGTGGCGATTGCAGCGCGGACGATCTCGCCGCGGACGACTGGTTTCGCTGGCTGGGCGACCTGCACCGGCGGCTGCCGGCGGGCGCCACCGCGGTGATCGAGGAGCAGGCCGGCGCCCCGGTGCGCCAGGTCGCCATCACGCTGTCCTGGCCCGAGGCGGGGCAGGAGGCACCGGTCACCTACTCGCTGGCGCTGCAGCTATGA
- a CDS encoding PilW family protein — protein MSSRHHDRGMTLIELMVAMAIGLFLTWGAFEVYLQSKGNYKAAEVATRLQENARFALETIEPDLRLAGFWGPSTNTAFAPDATGIAVSCGGNDARAWVLALDRPISASDDGYDIPGCGPHGTARAGSDVLVIRHAGEMLASPDPGQPQVASNLAMARVFDDGVVPADILAGGGETRDLQVHAYYVDNSSSFDAGVPSLRRLTLVKGGIIEDQEMITGVENLQLQFGLDTNGDGSVERYVDPDSPAVTPGAVGYLEDARIVAVRLWMLVRSEESPGPAFSDARSYQPLDLDAPLITPGDADYPAQFQRIEVTKTVLLRNVGAR, from the coding sequence ATGAGCAGCCGGCATCACGACCGCGGCATGACGCTGATCGAGCTGATGGTGGCGATGGCCATCGGCCTGTTCCTCACCTGGGGCGCGTTCGAGGTGTACCTGCAGAGCAAGGGCAACTACAAGGCCGCCGAGGTGGCGACCCGCCTGCAGGAGAACGCGCGCTTCGCGCTGGAGACCATCGAGCCGGACCTGCGCCTCGCCGGGTTCTGGGGCCCGAGCACCAACACCGCCTTCGCGCCCGACGCCACCGGCATCGCCGTGAGCTGCGGCGGCAACGATGCGCGCGCCTGGGTGCTGGCGCTCGATCGCCCCATCAGCGCCAGCGACGACGGCTACGACATCCCCGGCTGCGGGCCGCATGGCACGGCCCGCGCCGGCAGCGACGTGCTGGTCATCCGCCATGCAGGGGAAATGCTCGCCAGCCCCGACCCCGGGCAGCCGCAGGTGGCCAGCAACCTGGCGATGGCCCGGGTGTTCGACGACGGCGTCGTGCCCGCCGACATCCTCGCCGGCGGCGGCGAAACCCGCGACCTGCAGGTGCACGCCTACTACGTCGACAACAGCTCGAGCTTCGACGCCGGCGTCCCCTCGCTGCGGCGGCTCACCCTGGTCAAGGGCGGGATCATCGAGGACCAGGAGATGATCACCGGCGTCGAGAACCTGCAGCTGCAGTTCGGCCTGGACACCAATGGCGATGGCAGCGTGGAGCGCTACGTGGACCCGGACAGCCCGGCGGTGACGCCCGGTGCCGTCGGTTACCTGGAGGATGCGCGCATCGTCGCCGTCCGTCTCTGGATGCTGGTGCGCTCCGAGGAGTCCCCGGGCCCCGCCTTCAGCGATGCGCGCAGCTACCAGCCGCTGGACCTCGATGCTCCCCTCATCACCCCGGGCGATGCCGACTACCCGGCGCAGTTCCAGCGCATCGAGGTGACGAAGACCGTCCTGTTGCGCAACGTGGGGGCCCGCTGA
- a CDS encoding prepilin-type N-terminal cleavage/methylation domain-containing protein, with protein MRRGRRAAHGFSLIELLVTLAIMAIVTSLAVGGYRQYLRRANRVDATSALLRLAAAQEKFYVQNGQYADAGAMAAAPPLGLGIAGTERGYYVLDIRIDEDGAAVGYTATATVAAAGPQADDSECWILSINERGLRGAEAQDGDAGAAVTDRCWR; from the coding sequence GTGAGGCGTGGCCGGCGCGCCGCGCACGGGTTCTCCCTGATCGAGCTGCTGGTCACGCTGGCGATCATGGCCATCGTCACCTCGCTCGCCGTCGGCGGCTACCGGCAGTACCTGCGCCGCGCCAATCGCGTGGATGCGACCTCGGCCCTGCTCCGGCTGGCTGCCGCCCAGGAGAAGTTCTACGTGCAGAACGGCCAGTATGCCGACGCCGGCGCCATGGCGGCGGCCCCACCGCTGGGGCTCGGCATCGCCGGCACCGAGCGCGGCTACTACGTGCTCGACATCCGCATCGACGAGGACGGCGCCGCGGTCGGCTATACCGCCACCGCCACGGTGGCGGCCGCCGGCCCGCAGGCCGACGACAGCGAATGCTGGATCCTCAGCATCAACGAGCGTGGCCTGCGCGGCGCCGAGGCGCAGGATGGCGATGCCGGTGCGGCCGTCACCGACCGCTGCTGGCGCTAG
- a CDS encoding lipoprotein signal peptidase, protein MAERISWGGWLLVSLAVIAADQITKMQVTGALGLYERVPVLPFFDLVRLHNPGAAFSFLAGASGWQNWLFSGVAAVVSLGVFWWLTRLPPRGHSLLALGLSLLLGGAIGNLIDRLLHGYVVDFILLYYRDWSYPAFNLADSAITCGVVLVLFDGLVLDRRRGS, encoded by the coding sequence ATGGCGGAACGTATCTCCTGGGGCGGCTGGCTGCTGGTCTCGCTGGCGGTGATCGCCGCGGACCAGATCACCAAGATGCAGGTGACCGGGGCACTCGGGCTCTACGAGCGGGTGCCGGTGCTGCCGTTCTTCGACCTCGTGCGGCTGCACAACCCGGGGGCCGCCTTCAGCTTCCTCGCCGGCGCCTCGGGCTGGCAGAACTGGCTGTTCAGCGGCGTGGCGGCGGTGGTGAGCCTGGGGGTGTTCTGGTGGCTGACGCGCCTGCCGCCCCGGGGGCACAGCCTGCTGGCGCTGGGCCTGTCACTGCTGCTCGGTGGTGCCATCGGCAACCTGATCGACCGGCTGCTGCATGGCTACGTCGTGGATTTCATCCTGCTGTACTACCGCGACTGGTCCTACCCGGCCTTCAATCTCGCGGACTCGGCCATCACCTGCGGCGTGGTGCTGGTGCTGTTCGACGGGCTGGTGCTCGACCGCCGCCGCGGCAGCTAG